The genomic interval GTACCCCACCAACacaaggagaatataataatgtgAATCAATATAGATTATGTGCTAGTTTGTATGATAACCCTGCCACTAGAGTGTGCGCGGGTGCAGACCcttcctgtcttaaagggcctgCGTGTGCCAATCCATCCAGCTATCCTGGATACAAAAGTTACCCTCCGCCTTTGCTCTGGGCCTGAGCAATTAGGTAAATTTGCTCTAAGATTGTTTACCTGTTGGAATACCATTACCGAGTTTGCCCGAACTTTTGACCACGTCTTATTTGCTGTTTGCCCAGACCTTCTGCACATCTCTTGTTATGACCGAACTCTGCCTGCCTTGAGCTCCGGCTCGTCTTACCTTGAGtgaccgcctgccctgacctctgctAGTTTTGAATGTGTAACTATTGTTTTGCTACATCGCCAGTTCATGTCAGCCATTGCCAATGGAGAGTTCTCTTGGGAAAGCGACCTGGGGGTTCCTATCAGCCAAGACCACATCTCCGTACGCAGGTTAAGGGGTGGCTACTTGGGGATTTCTTAGACTTCTCTCCCTGGTTTAGCCCCACGCCAAATCCATTGACAACACAGTGGGTTTTCACCACCATCTGTTAGCCTCGTGACACAAATTCAGCTACGACATTGGTACATGTTTGAAAATAGCATTGGTGGAGGTCTACTTTGGCGCAAATATTACAAAAAGCAGAAATCAATGGCTCTTCTAATAAACTACACTGAGATATGAGTATCTCCATAAATTGCCTAGAGGGTCTGATTACATATTGAGTGTTGCAGTCTTAGGGGTGTGCTACCTATGTGGTTGCACTGGATGCATCTCCTGTTATTTCTGAGGGGCAGCATTACCCATCGTGAAGGGGGCATCATTGGCCTTGATTACCGGGACAGCTGAACCTTGCACCCCTAATCCTACACTTGCTGCCCGAACCTATGGTAACAGGATGCAGTTTCATTTCTTAGTTCATTGATTTAGCAGTTGTCAATTATTTAGGCAACTGTCTGAAAGTgttatttatggcactttttggcAATGCCATTCGTGCACTTTATACTTAAATTTCTTGGGCTATATATAGTATACAATAAGGGCAACAAGAGGTACTGCACAGGGCACTATCAAACCTAAGACTGGCTCTGGCTCTTATAGAGGGTAGTGGTTTACATAGAGGGAGCCCACAGCAAAGATAAAAATTAGACTGCTTTCAGCTGCTACCTGACACTATCACACTATTAAGCACAAGGTCTGACTCTATGGTACGTACATTCTTGATCGTGGGCGCCCAAGTTCAccttttaattgtgaaaaatacaaaTTATAGACCTAATCGTAAATTATTTTCATCATAATCAAATAAGTTACCATCTTCCACTTCCAAATTGATTTCCTTGATCTTGTCATTGAACAGTCCTGGGACCTCCACACGGCAGCAGTACATTCCTGCATCTTCAATTGTCACTTTCTTAATGATCAAGGACACATCTCCAGTTTTAATTTTTCCCATGAGCCTGTATTTTTCGGACTCAGTCCAGGACACATCATCGCCATCAGTCCAGACAATTGTGTTGGTACATTTAAATGTTGGGCAGGTGCCTCGTCCCCAGCACATAGTGGATGTGCCCTCACTGACATTGTATTTACAGGGTAACTTCACCGTGTCACCCATAAGTGCAGACACACGGTCAGCTGCGAATATAGAAgagaaaaataaatgtaacattgCTTATACTTACTGTACACGTTTCGTATTTTTATATAGATCTGGTTTGGGGTAATGGAGGCGTATACACGTTATGTATGTATTAGTCATGTAGCAGAAACATAGCAGTATTAACGCTCATGCACACTCCTGTGTATGAGATCCGTAATACGGCGCCCATAGACTGTTATATGCCCATACTGTACCACTCTCTGCCTCATATGGAATCCcatgataataaaaaataataatcctgtTCTATTACATAccataaatgatcaaattttcccCTAAAAACACAAGGTGCCTCACAGAGGAAACATACAGAGTAACACAGATTGCCTATGGGTCCGTAATAAGTATTACGGACCCGTAGGGACTCCATATGTGACCGCACAGGGCCGTGTACAGGGcaggtgaatgggactgagctgcaataccaggcacggcCACTACCAAATATAcggagctgtgcctggtaaacaatgaggGGATGTGGTGCTGATCGGTGTGAATTCCGGgaatcggacccccactgatctgatattgatcgtctatcctaagaataggccattaatatcagaAAAATCTTTTAAGTAATTTATGGATTTAATATGTTTGTCTACTCTTATGAAGTAAAGCAGACTATTGtggtgtactccgcacaactAGCGCCATTCCCTAGCCTTCCCCTTTCCCTTCCTGGGTGTCCCCTGTACATCAATTCTTTGTACAATGCACAGTAGTATATTAATGCTTGTCAAATAAAGGATAACAAATACTATACCATCACGTATCTCTACACGGATTTCCTTCTTTATGTCATTAAAGGCTCCAGGGACCTCGACTCTGCAGCAGTAGACTCCACCATCATCTGCATTTGCCTCTTCGATGGTCAGGGACACGTTCCCCTTTGCTAAGTTCCCTGTTAATTGGTATCTATTTGACTCACTCCAGGTCACTTCATGGCCATCACTTTGGAGGACCGTATTGGAACATGAGAGTAGTCCACAATGACCTTTACCCCAGCATGTTGGGCTTGTGCCACTATCGGTAGAGTATGAGCAAGGTAACGTCAGTGTATCCATCACAGACCCTCTCACAAGATAGACTGTGAAAATAAAGGAGTAGAAAACAAGTATGTAAACATGAAGATAAAATATTGACTTTGCTGTTTTCTTAGAACTTCCTTTATAAGAATTTTTCACTGATGAAATCAACATTCCTCAATCcctatttgttagaagggtcccttgaaagtgacccccagcgatcagctgtaatctgtggggaaacctggcagtaagtgttcaatttccctacagtgccaccacaggggatatTAAGCATTACACTTTGTCCATTCatctcaatgtgttgtctgtataatggaggacaggacaggtcccccAGAGCGAGAGACGATCTTTGTAACCCCTCTCCACTCTGGCCTAAAGATGAGAATCCTAAACAGGGGACCCCCCCCCTAATTTTAacaagtttctcagtacattatatagtacattaaattTATACCTTTAAAATAATACCACTTgtcccgctaaaaacaagcccttttccggctatgtcgacagaaaaataaaaaaagttatggctcttggaatgcgttgGAAAAAcaagaatgaaaaaacaaaaattgcctaTATCTCCAAGATTAAACAACAatagaaatgaataaaaaaataaaaaatcctaccGTCTTGTATTTCCAGTTTTATCTCATTTTTGATGTCATTAAACGGTCCTGGGATCCGTACACGGCAGCAATAAGTCCCTTCTTGATCCTTTGACAACCCACTGATGGTTAAGGATACATCACCCTGATTGATATTCCCCAATAACTTGTATCTGCTCGATTCGCTCCACGTCACATCGGTGCCATCAGTAGAGAGGACCTTATTTTTACAGCCAGTGATAGGGCAGCTACCTTTTCCCCAGCATACCTCTCTAGGACCTTCATCAACCGAATATTTGCAGGGTAAAGTCAAAGTATCGTCCACTGACCCTCGCACAACATTGTTTGGCAACACGGCTGCGGAGAGAAAGAAATCATTAGTAAGATATGCTTTGCTGAGGTTCTCCGGTTGCTCTCttcaaccccttggcgacatgtcatgTACATGACAGCCGCGAAGGGGAAgtgtggagcaggctcacgggctgagtccgctccatactaagcgaatgtcggctgtatgttacagctgacacttctatgcaacgagcgggatcacacttgtttaaccccttagatgttgcggtcaatagcaaccgcagcatctgagccGTTAGAAAGACGTCCCACTGCCGATGGttaccatctttgtgctccttatACGGAAAGATAATAAAGTTAGGGCTCTTAGAATTAGGCGACATCTggctttttatttgtaaaagggacaaaacataaaaaaaattatataaatttggtatcgtcgtaaatCATATCAActcgaagaataaagttaacgtcatTTTTTACCGCACAACGAACGccttaaaaacaaaaaccccagaaataaagcggaatcgctgttttttacccATTTAACCCcgcaaagattttttattttcattttctcagtATTATAAGGtgccaactcgtcctgcaaaaaacacaaaaaaaacaacttatacggctatgtcgacggcaaCATAAAAAAGGCGGGAGGAGaaaagcaaaaatataaaaataggctggtcattaaggggttaagaattcaCTTTACTAAATATTGAGGCAAGTTTAATTAAATGAGATCGAAGAGTCAAAAACTATCGctcaatactaaaaaaaaaaagtttgggttGAAATTGGGGAAGTAATAAAAACCTCCACCGGGCCTTCATGGATGTCTCTTCATGTTTTGGCGCTCTAAGTTTTTCTTATTAGAGTTCTTCGGTTTCCAAGATTGTTTAAGGGTGGTGTCCCAGTCTAAATAGTTAAGCACGTGTCCCCCGGTGTTAGTTTGCACAGCTGTCGAAGCCTGTTATCATAACCCCATTGTTGTGGATGGGTACCAATCATAATCTTTACTCTGTCGATATGTAATGTTGGTTTAAAATGTCTCCAAGGTGGAGTTTTACTTTAATTTTACATATCCTATTACATATTAGAACAAGGCCCCAGTGACAACCTTGAGTCTCAATGTTGAAAAACTTCCTGAGCCATAAAACAATCCACCTAGCATgaaacagtaaggctatgttcacacgaaactcaaaaacatccgaaaatacggagctgttttcatgggaaaacagctcctgattttcagaagttttttttaagccactcgcgattttcgctgcattttttacggccgtttttggagctgttttcaatagagtctatgaaaaacggctccaaaaacgtcccaagaagtgatctgcacttctttttcaaaacggccgcacaaaaaacggcccgtcggaacagaacaccatttttcccattgaaatcaatgggcagatgtttggaggcgttcagccgccgcatttttagccgtttttcgggagtttaaggcccgaaaaacagctggaaatagcccgtgtgaacatacccttagaggggggatgcagctgcagtatctctGCTTCAGCCTGTGTATGAGACCATTTCATTAGACATAGGTAAAATTACACAAAAGTTGGTCATCCAGACAAGAAGTCATGTGGTTGCTACACAACCTGCGGTACTGCAACCCGCACTAAAGGGGGAAGAAGGGAAATAAACATCGATTTTTAAAAGGTAGTACTAACCCATAATGCATGTGCAGTTTCTGCAGTGGAAttaggctttaaaggggttaaagactctCATGTCATTCCATACAAGTCTGATTAGTGGAGAACTggcctaaaaggggttgtctagtccctaaaaattgatggaacttctttaggatagaccatcaatacctgatcggtggtggtctcactcccgggacccccaccgatcagttgttttgaagggtctGCAGGgctcatacaagcgctgcttcccgttcattccttctctgctcgtactgtgaatcgctgacacgcttgatgcggcagttcacagtattacagccttctcttaTTCACTTTAATGTGTGAAGactataatactgtgaaccgccgctacaaaagtgtcggcgattcacagtacagatAAAGGAATGAAGTGGAAGCAGCGATCGTACGAGCACCGCGGCCCCTTAAAaaaagctgatcggtgggggtcccgggagtcagaccccgactgatcagatattgatgggctATCTTGAGGACAGGCCattcatttttagggactggacaacccctttaacatgtcataaaggtccttttaggacaatccctttaaggactGCATTCACATAGATGAGTAAAAGGGGAGCAGTGCATGATCTATCCATATAGGAATGACTTACGATGCTGTATCTCCACATTAATCTCTTTCTTCAGATCAACCCCGAGTCCTGGATACTTTACACGGCAGCAGTACACTCCTGAATCGTCCATGTTGACATCCGTGACGGTCAGTGACAGCGTTCCATCACTAATGTCCCCATTTACCTGGTATCGCATGGATTTTGTCCACATCACCGTACTTCCATTGATTTTGGTAACTGGATGGTTACAACCGGTATTTGAACAGGCCCCCCTTCCCCAACATGCAAGATTTGTGTCTTTGGAAACAGGGAAAACGCAGGGTAAAATCAGGGTATCGCCAACTAATCCTGTAGTACGATAAGCTGATATAAGACCTGGGAAGTAAAAATAGAGGGAAAGGCAAATATAAATGTTTGGTACGTCATCATGTTGGTGGATACTTTAGGCGGTGGCATAGCTAAGGGGCTGATGAGGCATTTGCAATGGGTGCCAGAGAGAAGGGGGaaccaacaagccactctgccttaCCCAGGATATTTAGGTACAGGGATAAGGTGGCGAATAAGGTAATGGAAATGGTGTAGATAATATGGTGTCCTAAACACTGGGATGGGCCAACTATGAGGAAAGGTACATTTCTTCCCTGCCTATAGGGGGCAGCACTTTTTCATCATTAATTTCAGAAAGTATGTGGAGGtgccattttaattttctccttcagcagCAAAAAATTGAGTAGCCAAAGCAGAggtatagctataggggtgcagacaTAGCAGTCACACCCGAGCCCAAGTGTCTGAGGGGGTCCAAAGGTCCCTCCGCCACataaaacaccagtattataaacagTACATGGTAGGTGGGccgtcctgttacagattttgcatcggcacccaggagcttcaagttataccTCTGATCCACAGCCAGTATGGCTCCTACCACAGAGGCAGGAGTAGGCATGGTCATGGGGACCCGGTGGGGGAAACGTTCCTAATTTAAGAAGGGACGGGATCGTGTGTGTAGGTCAGAGAATAATTGAACGTGATCGGTCCAATCATTACGACTATTTATATACTTCTATCATCTAACATTCTCCGACCTACCCTGGCAGCAAATAcggtaattttttattattatttgttaatCCCTTTGTGACCATGGGTCATCGATGATTTTACATACAAACAAAATTTCACCCTATAGAATGATAAATTCTAAACCTGTTTCCAAATACTGGAACTGAGGGTGAcgggtaaaaaaaataagatcTCAACAATAGGAGTGATTTATAGCTAATGGTACATAGAAGAATGCAGGGAAGGAACAGATATTGTCCTCCCTGTTCTATGAGAAACTGAGATCCCATTATGAGATCCTGATTTCCATAGATTTTAGCAACAGCCCCAATGTATTCTGAGGCAGCTCGAGGTTCATTTAGTAAGATCAGTCACTATTGCTGGATAAAGCCAAAAACTTCGACCGCTATCAGCTATTTCCCCGAATGAATTCTTGGATCACTGATAGACACTAATCTCCTGGGGGCAAAGGATCGGGCAGGGTTAGAtcttgtctccatacacattggaTTTTGAATGAATTTGGcaaaaattataccatatgggggctGCTCCGTGCATCTCCGGGGACATGGCTCTGCATGGGATGAGTTTGTTTTAGAAGATTCAACCCTGTTGCTATTTTATATTCTAAACAGGGAAAACTGCGTACAATTAACGAAAGTAGTGAATAACCGTGGTAatgttttattcaacattttaggGTATTTTTGTTATCGAAGTAGGGAGAGCGGACTTTAAAAATACATTACTGCTGTACGTGCGAGCAAGAGAAGCCCAACAATCGATCGCCATGATAATACCAAAACAAAGcaattgttgcattttttgtaATGATTCCGATTGACGATAATAAGTTTCCCCTATATATTTTCTGAGTGTCCCTAataccctacaggggggactaggaACTGCGCCCTAGAAGTTTTTCTTTCTGACACGTCTCCACATTGAGGCTCCCGGACCTTCGCTAGCTTGTGGATGTAGGTAGCCCTAAAAGAGGGCACAATGCCGtatccaaaaatattttttaaaaaacactttctctggccatatatagtataatatatcgTGGCGATTGGACAATTGTGCCAAGAATTGGACGGTGTGATGACCAGATGCAGACATAGAAGTAATGGTTTCctactgttgcaaaactacaactcccactaTGTCTGACAGCCACAGATTGTAagggcatgctggaagttgtagttttgcaataatTGGAGAGCCACGAATACCTGCAATACGGCATCTATCCATCTAAACAAGCTGATTGCTCGACACCAGTTCTCCGACGATCATTATCCGAGACTTTCATTGCACTTACCCGGGGTTAGGAGAGCCAGCACAGTcagcagtgtgtacagtcccatcTTGTCTAACAATGCAGAGAGTAACCAGCTGGTAAAATCCCAGTGGTGAAAAGTAGATATATACCAGAAGAAAGAAGGGGAAATACACGGGAAAAAGCAACTTCCTCAACAAATTTACTgtttatttagcaaaaaaaataaatttacttCAGGATGTTGGCTTCATATCCAGATAAGTTGGGACAACTTGGTTCAGATAAACACGTATTCGAGCCAAGATTTTCCGAATGGCCGGGTGTGACCTTTGGCTTTAAGGGCCGTGTGCAGAAGACTGGACTGAGGGCCACATAGCTCTGTACTACACCATATGGGGCCACTGTGAAATATATCGTCATAATACATGGATGGAGAACCCCGAGGTTGTTTGGAGCCAAAATACGGCTGTGTGCATAATTTGTCTTGTACTTTACAAAAAGGTTCTTGAATGGGTTTGATCAAGGACTTTTTGTATAGTACAAGCCCAAAATTATGATCAATGTCAAAGTTGTAGCTTAGAAGCAAACAGTAGGAAGAAAAACAGGGCTAAACATCACAAACGGATGGCGGTATTTATTTGGCAATAACGGACAACGCGTTTCAGCTCCTTCATCAGGTCCTAGTGCCAGCCCATAGAACaggcagctatatatatatatatatatacacacacacacacacgcagttaAAATGGTGGATAAATTGGGGTCAAAGTGTTACAGACACAGGTCACAGTgcaggctgtgtatttacggccagcggtcagggtccttagaaCGCGCGCCATAGAATATTTACAGcacgggttttagcttgctgcccgagcgatcctgcagctgaatgtcgggtctccggctctcagtgactgccggggaccctggggAGAGGATagtagcagctttcactgcttctatcttctctgatctcttctacacagcgctcaatgagcaccgtagatatgaatagaggcagcggccgcgccgctgtctctattgg from Rhinoderma darwinii isolate aRhiDar2 chromosome 3, aRhiDar2.hap1, whole genome shotgun sequence carries:
- the LOC142748765 gene encoding polymeric immunoglobulin receptor-like isoform X2; its protein translation is MGLYTLLTVLALLTPAVLPNNVVRGSVDDTLTLPCKYSVDEGPREVCWGKGSCPITGCKNKVLSTDGTDVTWSESSRYKLLGNINQGDVSLTISGLSKDQEGTYCCRVRIPGPFNDIKNEIKLEIQDVYLVRGSVMDTLTLPCSYSTDSGTSPTCWGKGHCGLLSCSNTVLQSDGHEVTWSESNRYQLTGNLAKGNVSLTIEEANADDGGVYCCRVEVPGAFNDIKKEIRVEIRDADRVSALMGDTVKLPCKYNVSEGTSTMCWGRGTCPTFKCTNTIVWTDGDDVSWTESEKYRLMGKIKTGDVSLIIKKVTIEDAGMYCCRVEVPGLFNDKIKEINLEVEDDGFQKRT
- the LOC142748765 gene encoding polymeric immunoglobulin receptor-like isoform X1, with product MGLYTLLTVLALLTPGLISAYRTTGLVGDTLILPCVFPVSKDTNLACWGRGACSNTGCNHPVTKINGSTVMWTKSMRYQVNGDISDGTLSLTVTDVNMDDSGVYCCRVKYPGLGVDLKKEINVEIQHPVLPNNVVRGSVDDTLTLPCKYSVDEGPREVCWGKGSCPITGCKNKVLSTDGTDVTWSESSRYKLLGNINQGDVSLTISGLSKDQEGTYCCRVRIPGPFNDIKNEIKLEIQDVYLVRGSVMDTLTLPCSYSTDSGTSPTCWGKGHCGLLSCSNTVLQSDGHEVTWSESNRYQLTGNLAKGNVSLTIEEANADDGGVYCCRVEVPGAFNDIKKEIRVEIRDADRVSALMGDTVKLPCKYNVSEGTSTMCWGRGTCPTFKCTNTIVWTDGDDVSWTESEKYRLMGKIKTGDVSLIIKKVTIEDAGMYCCRVEVPGLFNDKIKEINLEVEDDGFQKRT